From the genome of Peptococcaceae bacterium 1198_IL3148:
ATTTGCTATCCAAATAGTTTAGTAAAGTAATTACCATACAAGAATGGCAAAAACTCCATTTCAAACGCTAATATGAATTGAAAAATTATTCTAAATCCTACCAGATAAACAACTAGAGCAGTTAATACAATAATTACGCCAATGATAACTTGCAAACCCTTTACCATAGCAGCGGGAAAACTCATATTATCCCCACCTTTAAGTCCGTATTAACTACACACTAACCAAATTTAACTATAACCTAGTAACAGTATTTTTGTTTTGCCCCCTTTCCCATAAATGGTTTTCCTTACCAATAGTTTAACATATATCCTATTATTTGAAAATTCCTTTCGGCTTTTTATACTGTAGATTTTTTCTCTTAAACATATACCGACATTAACGGGAAAGTTAAAAAGGATAGCAAGCATGCCATCCTCTAAAAATACTACTCAAGAAGAGAATTCCTCATAAAACACAATTTCATTTATTGGCTTACGGGCTTTATCATGCCTATCGGGTGCTGCCGCATTTTCAGCACTGTAACCAACTGCTAAAATATTGATCGGTTCAATGTGTTTAGGAATATTGAATTCTGCCCGTAATTGGTCTGGATTGAAATAGCCGATCCAAACGGTTCCTAAGCCCAGTTCGGTGGCCTGCAACATCATATGATCTGTAACAATAGCGGCATCGGTATCCACAGTGGTTTTTCCATCGATAGGTCTTTTCCATGCCTTGTTGTGGTCTGAGCATACAATT
Proteins encoded in this window:
- a CDS encoding nitroreductase family protein; its protein translation is MNFLELAKKRFAVRKYQARQVENEKLAQILEAGRVAPTAVNFQPQRIIVVKEKTGLEKLKNAGVKIYGAPLALIVCSDHNKAWKRPIDGKTTVDTDAAIVTDHMMLQATELGLGTVWIGYFNPDQLRAEFNIPKHIEPINILAVGYSAENAAAPDRHDKARKPINEIVFYEEFSS